The Cetobacterium somerae sequence TTGGCTAAGGATTGGGCTAAGGGAGTTTGTTTGGATTTAGGAGTTTTAGAAACTACCTTTAAAGATGAAACAGAAACAGATTTATTTGGAGAACAAGCTGTTTTATGTGGGGGATTAGTAGAATTGATGAAGGCAGGCTATGAAACGCTATTAGATGCAGGTTATAATAAAAAATTAGCATATTTTGAATGTGTTCATGAGATGAAATTAATAGTAGATTTAATCTATTCAAAAGGATTTGCAGCAATGAGAGAATCGATTTCAAATACTGCTGAATATGGAGACTATACAACTGGAAAAAAGATTATTACAAAAGAGAGTAGAGAGAATATGAAAGAGGTTTTAGAGGATATTAGAAATGAAAGGTTCGCTAAAGATTTTATTTTAGAAGGACAAGCGGGATATCCAATTTTAAAAACTATGAGAAATAGATGTAAAGAGGAAAAAATTGAAATAGTTGGAAACGAATTAAGAGAGATGATGTTTAAAAAATAATAAAAAAATCACGGGTTTTAATTCCGTGATTTTTTTTCTCTTAAAATATAAAAACCTATAATCTCATAATAAGAAAATAAAAGAAGCATAAAAAGGAATCTAAAATAAGTATTTGAATATATTAACAACATAGTTGATTTTAAAGGAGGTAAATAAATATGAAAATTTTTAATTCTGTAAATTTAAATTACACAAAAAAAGATAACATAAATAAAAGAAAAATTTATTTTAATAAAAATAAATTAAGCAACTCTCTAGAAAATTATATTATTTATATTATATTTTTATTATCAACTATATTTTGTCTTTTTTATGGATAAAATTAATTACCTAAAGGAGGAATAATATGAAAAACTATGATAACATTGATAAAAAAACAAAAATTTTAGAAAAAGTGCTTGCTAAAGAAAATACAATATTTTACATAACATTTTTAATTATTTTTGTCATTTTATCAATAATTGCTTTAGACAAAAGTAGTTTTGAAAAAGTAACAACAAATCTACTTGATTCAATAATTACAAACTTTGGATTTTTATATTTAATCATTGTGCTTGTAATAGCGTTAGTTTGTTTATTTCTATGTTGTAGTAGTTATGGGAATATTAAACTTGGAAAAGATAATTCTAAACCTGAATACTCTAATCTTTCTTGGTTTTCTATGCTTTTTTCTGCAGGAATGGGAGTGGGATTAGTATTCTTTGGAGTAGCTGAACCGATGACTCATTATGCTTACCCAATAGGAGGAATGGAAAGTGGAACTAAAGAAGCAATAGATTTTGCTTTTAAAACATCATTTTTTCATTGGGGTATCCATCCTTGGGCAATTTATAGTTTTTTAGCATTGGCAATGGCATATTTTCAATTTAGAAAAGGAGAAAAAGGTCTTTTAAGTTCTCTTTTTTCACCTATTTTAAAAGGAAGAGCCTATGAAAAAAAACTAAAAAATACAATAGATATAATAGCAATTTTAGCTACAATAACTGGTGTTGCAACTACTTTAGGTTTAGGAGCCTTACAGATAAATA is a genomic window containing:
- the ilvC gene encoding ketol-acid reductoisomerase produces the protein MSLSGKKVVVFGYGSQGHAHALNLKDCGYDVSVALREDSQSWDRVKEDGFEVLNLKDGARVADVAMLLVPDENQPELYKNYLKNELKNGAFLGFAHGFNIHYSQITPRKDLNVFMVAPKSPGHKVREKFLEKEGVPALISVYQDPSKETLQLAKDWAKGVCLDLGVLETTFKDETETDLFGEQAVLCGGLVELMKAGYETLLDAGYNKKLAYFECVHEMKLIVDLIYSKGFAAMRESISNTAEYGDYTTGKKIITKESRENMKEVLEDIRNERFAKDFILEGQAGYPILKTMRNRCKEEKIEIVGNELREMMFKK